Proteins co-encoded in one Bremerella sp. TYQ1 genomic window:
- a CDS encoding DUF1501 domain-containing protein, giving the protein MSTNPLPKRREFLYGLGATLGSVAFSSLLAAEEDQAAVGLAPRKGHLPAKAKNCIFLTMEGGPSHIDTFDPKPKLDQLHLKEFTRSGEQKSAMESGKRYYVQSPFKFNKVGQSGADMAENWQHLAGVADEICFFRGCQVDSVNHPTAMYQLNCGNRFGGDPGVGAWVTYGLGSENQNLPGFIVLSEVSYPQGGAANWSNGYLPAQFQGTPLRPKGSPILDLFPPSGITAEHQRKNLDLIAKLNQQHQRRHAYHDELGARMESYELAFRMQMQVPGVLDLKQEPQETLDLYGVGKEPTDSFGRKCLLARKLVQQGVRFVQLYHGSWDSHDYIERAHGNLVGAVDQPIAALIADLKRTGLLDETLIVWCGEFGRTPDNGVRGGTAYGRDHNPHAMTYWLAGGGVNAGHTIGATDETGMEAVENVAHIRDFHVTLLRLLGLDDNKLTYYHAGRFKQLSQFGGKVIPELIG; this is encoded by the coding sequence ATGTCTACTAATCCACTGCCCAAGCGGCGCGAATTCCTGTACGGCCTAGGGGCGACCCTGGGCAGTGTTGCGTTCAGTTCGCTCCTCGCAGCCGAAGAAGATCAGGCCGCGGTGGGGCTCGCACCGCGTAAGGGTCACTTGCCGGCTAAGGCCAAGAACTGCATCTTCCTCACCATGGAAGGTGGTCCCTCGCACATCGATACGTTCGATCCCAAGCCGAAGCTCGACCAGCTGCACCTGAAGGAATTCACCCGCAGCGGCGAGCAGAAGTCGGCCATGGAAAGTGGCAAACGCTACTACGTGCAAAGCCCTTTCAAGTTCAATAAGGTCGGCCAGTCGGGTGCCGACATGGCCGAGAACTGGCAGCACCTGGCCGGTGTGGCCGACGAGATCTGCTTCTTCCGCGGTTGTCAGGTCGACAGCGTCAATCATCCCACGGCCATGTACCAACTGAACTGCGGCAACCGTTTCGGCGGCGACCCTGGCGTCGGGGCGTGGGTTACCTATGGGCTGGGATCGGAAAACCAAAACCTGCCTGGGTTCATCGTCCTGTCTGAGGTCAGCTATCCGCAGGGTGGCGCGGCGAACTGGAGTAACGGCTACTTGCCGGCTCAGTTCCAGGGAACGCCGTTGCGTCCGAAGGGATCGCCGATCCTCGACCTCTTTCCGCCCAGCGGCATCACGGCCGAGCATCAGCGAAAGAATCTTGATCTGATCGCGAAGCTCAATCAGCAGCACCAGCGGCGGCATGCGTATCATGATGAACTGGGTGCCCGGATGGAGAGCTACGAGTTGGCCTTCCGCATGCAAATGCAGGTGCCCGGCGTGTTGGATTTGAAGCAGGAACCCCAGGAAACGCTCGACCTGTACGGCGTCGGCAAGGAGCCCACCGATTCGTTCGGCCGCAAATGTTTGCTGGCGCGAAAGCTCGTTCAGCAAGGGGTCCGCTTCGTGCAGTTGTACCATGGTTCGTGGGACAGCCACGACTACATCGAGCGAGCTCACGGCAACCTGGTAGGTGCCGTCGACCAGCCGATCGCCGCGTTGATTGCCGATCTGAAGCGAACCGGGCTGCTCGACGAAACGCTGATCGTCTGGTGCGGCGAGTTCGGCCGCACGCCTGACAACGGCGTCCGTGGTGGAACCGCCTACGGCCGCGACCACAACCCGCACGCAATGACCTACTGGCTGGCCGGAGGCGGCGTCAACGCAGGCCACACGATCGGGGCGACCGACGAAACCGGGATGGAAGCAGTCGAGAACGTCGCCCACATTCGCGACTTCCATGTGACCCTGTTGCGGCTTTTGGGGCTGGACGACAACAAGCTCACCTACTACCACGCCGGCCGCTTTAAACAGTTGAGTCAGTTCGGTGGGAAAGTGATTCCGGAGCTGATTGGTTAG
- a CDS encoding DUF5060 domain-containing protein gives METSIEELDGSNRKTVWEVSKSLPYAPKQHCIRIGSGPGKYSSALDQIQYRNVKIYATQEVAQKQSSSQRIASRTFPLKSTTQYYPYLEWELPAKSDGKNPYDVAAHVTFIHTASKTKASTEMYYDGKGRFKFRFTGTQTGTWDYLTSSEVDSLDGIRGQIEVTPKSQ, from the coding sequence ATCGAAACCTCGATCGAAGAGCTTGATGGCAGCAACCGAAAAACAGTCTGGGAGGTCTCCAAGTCGCTACCCTACGCCCCAAAGCAACATTGCATCAGGATAGGTTCGGGCCCCGGGAAATATTCTTCGGCGCTCGATCAGATTCAGTATCGCAATGTAAAAATCTATGCGACCCAAGAGGTTGCTCAGAAACAATCTAGTAGTCAACGCATCGCATCACGCACGTTTCCTCTCAAGAGCACGACGCAATACTATCCCTATCTCGAGTGGGAACTTCCTGCCAAAAGCGACGGCAAGAATCCATACGATGTAGCCGCACATGTTACCTTTATTCACACCGCCAGTAAGACGAAGGCATCCACCGAGATGTATTACGATGGTAAGGGGCGGTTCAAGTTTCGTTTCACTGGTACGCAAACAGGAACGTGGGACTATTTAACGTCCAGCGAAGTCGATTCGCTTGATGGTATTCGAGGTCAAATCGAAGTAACACCCAAATCCCAATAA
- a CDS encoding nucleoside hydrolase-like domain-containing protein, with amino-acid sequence MKCSAIILLAAVAIGLTVPRPANAAEPEDRLRVIIETDAPGGDPDDEGSLVRFFLYLNEWDVEGILCTRRADQSRTGESGKECLDRFIDAYQKVWPSLTKHDRRYPSPKDVRAITFPSYDGTEARDAIIAAVDREDARRIWYVNWGTNDGNLTAMRQALDHVKKTRSNEAYRAFADRLCFSRDADRGYHVREHIPYLHKWVDTRNPNRWYHRFQPLTHDAGGFDVQRDIKTSHGPLGASYTIQKEGDTPGFLYLVPNGLSDVWSPEGGSWAGRFVPRTDEHRRDGFYWSDARDKFNGSESRDNTLKRWAEHIQNDFQARLDWCVQSYQHANHPPVVIVNDIPGTHSITIQAAPGESVALSARKSRDPDKDDLAFRWFVYPEAGSFGKEVPISKNRSQDASLTIPKSATGKSIHVILQVTDDGEPALTRYRRVVIQCQPSIDD; translated from the coding sequence ATGAAATGTTCTGCGATAATCCTCTTGGCAGCGGTGGCGATCGGTCTGACGGTTCCTCGTCCAGCGAACGCGGCCGAGCCGGAAGATCGACTGCGGGTGATTATCGAAACGGATGCCCCAGGAGGGGATCCCGATGATGAAGGATCGCTTGTAAGATTCTTCCTTTACTTGAACGAATGGGATGTCGAGGGAATTCTCTGTACCCGACGGGCCGACCAGTCTCGTACGGGAGAAAGCGGTAAAGAATGTCTCGATCGTTTTATTGATGCTTACCAGAAAGTGTGGCCCAGCCTCACCAAGCACGATCGACGGTATCCCTCTCCGAAGGATGTTCGGGCGATCACGTTCCCTTCCTACGATGGCACCGAGGCACGCGACGCAATCATCGCGGCCGTCGATCGAGAAGATGCTCGCCGAATCTGGTACGTCAACTGGGGGACCAATGACGGCAATCTGACCGCCATGCGACAAGCGTTGGATCACGTCAAGAAGACGAGAAGTAACGAAGCTTACCGAGCATTCGCTGATCGCCTATGTTTCTCGCGAGATGCCGATCGCGGTTATCATGTCCGGGAGCACATTCCATACCTGCATAAGTGGGTAGATACGCGAAATCCAAACCGCTGGTATCACCGCTTCCAGCCCCTCACGCACGATGCCGGCGGCTTTGACGTCCAGCGGGACATCAAGACATCGCATGGGCCATTAGGCGCCTCTTATACGATCCAAAAAGAAGGAGACACGCCAGGGTTTCTTTACCTGGTGCCGAACGGGCTGAGCGACGTATGGTCGCCCGAAGGTGGCTCGTGGGCAGGTCGGTTCGTCCCCAGGACCGATGAACATCGCCGGGATGGTTTCTACTGGAGCGATGCACGCGATAAGTTCAACGGATCGGAAAGCCGAGATAACACGCTAAAACGTTGGGCAGAGCACATCCAGAATGACTTCCAAGCCAGGCTGGATTGGTGCGTTCAATCTTACCAGCATGCCAATCATCCGCCTGTGGTGATCGTCAACGATATTCCTGGAACTCATTCGATCACGATCCAAGCCGCACCGGGCGAAAGCGTTGCGTTATCAGCCCGCAAGTCACGCGATCCGGATAAGGACGATTTGGCGTTTCGCTGGTTTGTTTACCCCGAAGCGGGTTCCTTTGGCAAGGAAGTCCCCATATCTAAGAACCGCTCTCAAGACGCGTCGCTGACCATTCCCAAGTCGGCAACAGGCAAGTCCATCCACGTCATCCTGCAAGTCACCGACGACGGTGAACCTGCACTAACCCGGTATCGCCGTGTGGTGATCCAGTGCCAACCATCCATAGATGACTAA
- a CDS encoding DUF6282 family protein, with translation MPYENTSAETSRRSTPEPRREKEWLQGAYDLHVHCSPDVVARAETALELARLANELGMAGIGIKDHTTSTVGRCSVLNELFPQGTRFYSSIALNAPIGGLNIAAVESALQAGVDIVYFPTYSAEFHIETYGWDFTPVPHPTSDFTPIRILSSGKLTSEASDIVSLIAEHDAILATGHLSPHEILHLLTEAADRGVKRKIVTHASEPTPGLSIRDQRQAVALGALIEHCFLATAQCSPRPIPMSEIERQIKEVGTEHIVLSSDFGQPANGSPLEAFAQQISQLQQLGFTQEDMHKMLCANPGRLVHKAQHFEGNS, from the coding sequence ATGCCGTACGAAAACACTTCGGCTGAGACAAGTCGACGCTCAACGCCTGAACCACGGCGAGAAAAAGAATGGTTGCAGGGAGCCTACGACCTGCACGTCCATTGCTCGCCGGATGTTGTCGCACGAGCGGAGACCGCACTGGAACTGGCCAGACTTGCCAATGAGTTGGGAATGGCAGGAATTGGCATCAAAGACCATACCACGTCAACCGTAGGGCGATGCAGCGTACTCAATGAACTATTTCCCCAGGGAACCCGGTTTTACAGTTCGATCGCACTCAATGCCCCCATTGGTGGCTTGAATATCGCAGCCGTCGAGTCCGCGTTGCAAGCTGGTGTCGACATTGTTTACTTTCCGACTTACTCGGCCGAGTTTCATATTGAAACTTACGGTTGGGATTTTACGCCGGTTCCGCATCCAACAAGCGACTTCACACCCATCCGCATTCTGAGCAGCGGGAAGTTGACGTCGGAGGCCTCGGATATTGTTTCCTTGATTGCCGAACATGATGCGATCCTAGCGACGGGACACCTTTCGCCTCATGAGATTTTGCATCTTTTGACGGAAGCAGCAGATCGAGGCGTCAAGCGGAAGATCGTTACGCATGCTTCGGAGCCGACGCCTGGTCTTTCGATCAGGGATCAGCGTCAAGCGGTCGCTCTGGGCGCATTGATCGAACACTGTTTCTTAGCAACGGCACAATGCTCTCCGCGTCCCATACCAATGTCGGAGATCGAACGTCAAATCAAGGAAGTCGGGACGGAACATATCGTGCTTTCATCCGACTTTGGGCAGCCTGCCAATGGATCACCGTTGGAAGCGTTCGCCCAGCAGATTTCCCAACTTCAACAACTTGGCTTCACGCAAGAGGATATGCACAAAATGCTTTGTGCCAATCCTGGCCGACTTGTCCACAAGGCTCAACACTTCGAAGGCAATTCCTAA
- a CDS encoding c-type cytochrome, whose protein sequence is MPGIQAEEVPTSSSVPKWIWGEEDSTTGEVTFEKEFELDILPEHASLKITADDFFVLVVNGDFILFSETWRNPRSVDVTSRLRKGKNSITVKARNLNGPAGMIAWLEAKSPSGESILVGTDQSWHTWPGHDRPERGRWQASHEIGQLGISPWKNPWSTNLAHITKPEGFVVEKLLDVASSYGSWVSICTDGNGGFFTSAEKEHGLFHVTFVDDGTAHVEKLPVELSAAHGLIFQTGVLYALVSGKGLFAIEDKDGDGQLESVRPLKEIGGRGEHGVHSIAPYSRNALMLVAGNGTQTPPGLTSKNPAVFEDTLMERVRAQSMLNRKNWVAPGGWVGLQSLQSDQLDLFASGLRNAYGITSNDQGEWFATDSDEEWDLGMPWYRPTRLYHLVSGGEYGWRGGSDKWPAYYEDVLPPIVEFGPGSPTAIVSGQGTRFPTKYQNALFALDWTYGTIRALFLEHDGATFQAHYETFVSGSPLPVTGATVADDGSLVFLTGGRGISSSLFRVRYVGDRSPASPLPAERPETLRVRRKLEAFHGVVDSDAVRAAWPYLSSNDRYLRYAARIAVESQPVESWLPYLQAEANPQGVITAAVAVGRVGDHAAASLVDEKLSQIQWASLSETQVLGLLRAKALTWSRIQPPSSQRDAAMALLPLAETSSPLIRQELLRLFAFLGSPQILDHAFDWLAEPHQRQLPDWADAKILKQNPSSAYGGTFARYLENPPPEHQLQLATFLAELSQHWTAEQAEAYFTFLSDATRYQGGAAYMDYLRAIRERALKRLPSELQAVAGNHPLPEFSIRPIKTTPPQGPGRVWAASDALSAIQDSPATTKDDLVRGRNLFHVTTCIKCHRFDGEGGAIGPDLSNVRGKFDEKALLEAIIEPSKAISDQFQSTTVLLDSGRVLTGILHESGNGHIQILSGDKIHTIAKETIEISKASGQSIMPTGLVNDLNSEELTMLVRYLLGNHDAADDHLPGELP, encoded by the coding sequence GTGCCCGGTATTCAAGCCGAAGAGGTACCGACCTCCTCCAGCGTTCCCAAGTGGATTTGGGGGGAAGAGGATTCCACCACGGGCGAAGTCACGTTCGAGAAAGAGTTTGAACTCGACATCCTACCAGAGCATGCCAGCCTCAAGATCACCGCGGATGATTTCTTTGTCCTGGTGGTAAACGGCGACTTTATACTATTCAGCGAAACGTGGAGAAATCCGCGCTCGGTGGATGTGACGTCGCGGCTGAGGAAAGGTAAGAACAGCATCACTGTCAAAGCTCGTAATCTTAACGGGCCTGCCGGAATGATCGCCTGGCTGGAAGCGAAATCCCCATCCGGGGAAAGCATTCTCGTAGGTACAGACCAATCGTGGCATACCTGGCCTGGCCATGATCGCCCGGAACGAGGTCGTTGGCAGGCATCCCACGAGATTGGACAGCTCGGCATTTCTCCCTGGAAGAACCCTTGGAGTACCAATCTGGCACACATCACGAAACCCGAGGGTTTCGTCGTGGAAAAACTACTCGACGTTGCCAGCTCGTATGGGTCGTGGGTGAGTATTTGCACCGATGGGAATGGAGGTTTCTTTACTTCCGCTGAGAAGGAGCACGGCCTATTCCATGTTACTTTCGTGGATGATGGGACCGCACATGTCGAGAAGTTGCCGGTGGAATTGAGTGCTGCCCATGGCCTCATTTTCCAGACGGGAGTGTTGTATGCTCTCGTAAGTGGCAAGGGGTTATTCGCAATCGAGGACAAGGATGGCGATGGACAACTCGAGTCGGTTCGACCGCTGAAAGAGATTGGTGGTCGAGGCGAACATGGTGTTCATTCAATCGCACCTTACTCACGAAACGCGTTGATGCTGGTGGCAGGTAACGGAACCCAGACGCCCCCAGGTCTCACCAGCAAGAATCCTGCCGTCTTCGAAGACACGCTCATGGAGAGAGTTCGCGCCCAGTCGATGTTGAATCGTAAAAACTGGGTTGCTCCTGGCGGCTGGGTAGGTCTTCAGAGCCTGCAGTCCGACCAACTCGATCTTTTCGCATCCGGTTTACGAAACGCATACGGCATCACCTCGAATGACCAGGGCGAATGGTTTGCCACGGATTCGGATGAGGAATGGGATCTGGGAATGCCATGGTACCGTCCCACGCGTCTCTATCACCTCGTTAGTGGTGGTGAGTATGGTTGGCGGGGTGGCTCGGACAAATGGCCTGCCTACTATGAAGATGTTCTTCCCCCGATCGTTGAGTTCGGACCGGGGTCACCAACAGCCATTGTCAGTGGTCAGGGGACGCGATTTCCGACGAAGTATCAGAACGCTCTATTTGCGTTGGACTGGACGTACGGAACCATCCGTGCCCTATTCCTTGAACATGACGGTGCGACATTCCAGGCCCATTATGAAACGTTTGTTAGTGGCAGCCCGTTACCCGTAACAGGTGCCACGGTAGCTGACGATGGATCGCTGGTATTTCTCACGGGAGGCCGCGGCATTTCTTCGTCGCTATTCCGCGTCCGATACGTTGGCGATCGATCGCCAGCGTCTCCGTTGCCAGCGGAACGTCCCGAAACGTTGCGGGTGCGCAGGAAGCTGGAAGCATTCCACGGAGTGGTCGATTCCGACGCCGTGCGTGCGGCATGGCCTTACTTATCAAGCAATGACCGATACCTTCGTTATGCAGCTCGGATCGCGGTTGAATCACAGCCAGTCGAGTCCTGGCTTCCCTATCTTCAGGCCGAGGCGAACCCTCAGGGCGTTATTACGGCTGCTGTAGCCGTCGGGCGTGTCGGAGATCACGCCGCGGCTTCCCTGGTCGACGAGAAACTGTCTCAAATTCAATGGGCGTCCTTGAGTGAGACGCAAGTCTTAGGACTTTTGCGAGCGAAGGCGTTGACCTGGAGTCGGATTCAGCCGCCGTCCAGCCAACGAGACGCTGCCATGGCGTTGCTGCCGCTGGCCGAGACGTCGTCACCACTGATTCGACAAGAGTTGTTACGCCTGTTCGCCTTTCTAGGGTCTCCGCAGATCCTTGATCACGCTTTTGATTGGCTTGCGGAACCGCACCAGAGGCAGTTGCCTGATTGGGCAGATGCGAAGATCCTAAAGCAAAATCCATCTTCTGCGTATGGCGGGACATTTGCACGTTATCTGGAAAACCCTCCGCCTGAGCACCAGTTGCAGTTGGCGACGTTTCTTGCGGAATTGAGCCAGCACTGGACGGCGGAACAAGCTGAAGCGTATTTCACCTTCTTGAGTGATGCCACCCGCTATCAAGGTGGTGCCGCATACATGGACTACTTACGTGCCATTCGTGAACGGGCTTTAAAGCGTCTGCCGAGTGAATTGCAAGCCGTTGCAGGGAATCATCCTCTACCGGAGTTCTCAATTCGACCGATTAAGACCACCCCACCTCAAGGTCCAGGGCGTGTCTGGGCGGCAAGCGATGCCCTTTCCGCGATACAAGATTCCCCGGCAACTACGAAAGATGACTTGGTTCGAGGACGAAATCTCTTTCACGTGACAACCTGCATTAAGTGCCATCGGTTCGATGGAGAAGGGGGAGCAATCGGTCCAGACTTGAGCAATGTCCGCGGCAAGTTTGATGAGAAGGCTCTCCTGGAAGCCATCATTGAACCAAGCAAAGCGATATCGGATCAATTCCAAAGCACAACCGTGTTGCTCGATTCAGGACGCGTGCTTACGGGAATCCTACATGAGTCCGGGAATGGGCATATCCAGATTTTATCGGGCGACAAAATACATACGATCGCCAAGGAGACGATTGAGATTTCCAAGGCGTCGGGCCAATCCATCATGCCGACAGGCTTAGTCAACGATCTTAACTCAGAGGAACTTACGATGCTCGTTCGCTATCTTCTGGGGAACCATGATGCCGCGGATGATCACCTCCCTGGCGAACTTCCGTGA
- a CDS encoding fumarylacetoacetate hydrolase family protein has protein sequence MKIIRFQTADNTVHYGVPLDDSLGRAKLITGELYGSYALSDEVVDVKRLLAPATGAIVGIGCNYHRLAQHLQVEVPPYPVVFFSLPNAINDPGGEVCLPRTLAHEKTKYEGELVVVIGRKGVDISPDEALAYVFGYTVGNDVCTGEWQGANVGGQWSKGKGFDGYKPIGPAIVTVDDIPDPNVLHIETRLNGQVVQDDSTSDMIHNVQACVSFASQGHTLRPGDMIFTGTPFGVPGCHELAKFLRHGDHVEVTIDPIGTLSNTVK, from the coding sequence ATGAAGATCATTCGCTTTCAAACCGCTGACAACACCGTCCACTACGGAGTTCCCTTGGACGATTCGCTTGGTCGTGCCAAGCTGATTACGGGTGAGCTTTACGGCTCCTACGCCCTTTCAGACGAAGTTGTCGACGTCAAACGCTTGCTTGCTCCCGCGACCGGTGCGATCGTAGGAATTGGGTGCAACTACCATCGCCTGGCACAGCACCTCCAAGTCGAGGTGCCGCCGTATCCGGTTGTTTTCTTTTCGTTGCCCAATGCCATCAATGATCCAGGCGGGGAAGTCTGCCTGCCGAGAACACTCGCCCACGAAAAAACGAAATACGAAGGCGAACTGGTTGTCGTTATCGGCCGGAAAGGCGTTGATATCTCGCCTGACGAGGCGCTCGCTTACGTCTTTGGTTACACCGTAGGGAATGACGTCTGCACTGGCGAGTGGCAAGGTGCCAACGTGGGTGGCCAGTGGTCCAAAGGCAAAGGTTTTGATGGCTATAAACCCATTGGTCCTGCTATCGTTACCGTCGATGACATTCCCGATCCGAACGTACTTCACATTGAAACCCGGCTTAATGGGCAGGTCGTTCAGGACGATAGCACAAGCGACATGATTCACAACGTTCAGGCCTGTGTCAGCTTCGCCAGTCAAGGACATACGCTGCGTCCTGGCGACATGATTTTTACAGGCACCCCATTTGGCGTCCCTGGCTGTCACGAGTTGGCCAAGTTTCTCAGACATGGTGACCACGTTGAGGTGACGATTGATCCGATCGGAACTCTCTCGAACACGGTGAAGTAG
- a CDS encoding malate synthase G, translating to MIETSYRSIAGLQIANELADFVAQEVVPGTGTTSDEVWRLLASLVEQLGERNRELLKTRDELQAKLDQWYKDHRGISFSAAEHQAFLKEIGYLVDPPSESKVTTQGVDPEIATIAAPQLVVPLDNARYAINAANARWGSLFDALYGTNAIPFEDTREAVHGYDQARGMLVIQQANRYLDEFLPFQEFSWNQLNRIVLNENNGSVAVSFLTVQGNEAKLADPNCLVGYNASSASVFSLLFAHHGLHIEIQVDPNHPVGQQHAAGIKDVILEAAVTTIQDCEDSVAAVDAVDKVQVYRNWLSLMKGDLTATFSKGGNQINRVLSEDREFQTFGQETIHLPGRSLLLVRIVGMHMHTDAVLTKDGIPIPEAFLDAVLVTLAALHDLKGQGRFQNSKTGSVYIVKPKQHGPEEVTLTVDLFAKVESAFGLPEGTLKLGIMDEERRTSANLLACLERAASRVVFINTGFLDRTGDEIHSRMQLGPFVRKDAIKESVWLNAYERNNVAAGHASKLDQVGQIGKGMWAMPDQMAEMLGSKHKQLEAGATTAWVPSPTAAVLHAIHYHQFEAASQRTGDHCESLLAGLLTVEPFDAQDLSPDQIQHELNNNCQSILGYVSRWINLGVGCSKVPDLNGTGLMEDRATLRISSQLLANWLLHKVISHEELEASFNAMAAVVDQQQGASSEYCPFGESPEDSLAFQAAQTLVLEGVDEPNGYTEPTLFRYRKLAKQQVVANSSPA from the coding sequence ATGATTGAAACATCCTACCGCTCTATCGCAGGACTCCAAATCGCAAATGAACTCGCTGATTTCGTTGCTCAAGAAGTGGTACCAGGTACAGGCACGACCAGCGATGAAGTATGGCGTCTACTCGCCAGCTTGGTAGAACAGTTGGGCGAGCGAAATCGTGAGTTGCTTAAAACGCGAGATGAATTGCAAGCCAAACTCGATCAATGGTATAAGGATCACCGCGGCATTTCATTTAGCGCTGCCGAGCATCAGGCGTTTCTTAAAGAGATCGGCTATCTCGTGGACCCACCAAGTGAGTCGAAGGTGACCACTCAAGGCGTCGACCCCGAGATTGCCACCATTGCAGCTCCCCAGTTGGTTGTGCCGCTGGACAACGCACGGTACGCCATCAATGCGGCGAATGCCCGCTGGGGAAGTTTGTTCGACGCTCTGTACGGAACGAACGCGATTCCCTTCGAAGACACACGCGAAGCGGTTCACGGCTATGACCAAGCTCGTGGCATGCTGGTCATTCAGCAGGCGAACCGATATCTCGACGAGTTCCTACCGTTCCAAGAGTTCTCCTGGAATCAACTGAACCGCATCGTCCTCAACGAGAACAATGGTTCGGTCGCGGTGTCCTTTCTGACGGTACAGGGAAACGAAGCTAAGCTTGCCGATCCGAATTGCCTGGTAGGGTACAACGCGTCCTCCGCCTCAGTATTCTCTTTGCTTTTCGCTCATCATGGTCTGCATATTGAAATTCAAGTCGACCCTAACCATCCAGTGGGACAACAACACGCTGCCGGCATCAAGGACGTCATTCTCGAAGCGGCAGTCACCACCATTCAAGACTGCGAAGACTCCGTCGCAGCTGTGGATGCCGTTGATAAAGTCCAGGTATACCGAAACTGGCTTAGCCTAATGAAAGGAGATCTAACGGCCACCTTTAGTAAAGGTGGCAATCAAATCAATCGCGTTCTGAGCGAGGACCGCGAATTCCAAACGTTTGGCCAAGAGACGATTCACCTTCCAGGGCGTAGCTTGCTTCTGGTACGTATCGTGGGAATGCATATGCACACCGATGCCGTGCTAACCAAAGACGGAATTCCCATTCCCGAGGCGTTTCTCGATGCGGTTCTCGTCACTCTGGCCGCACTGCACGATCTTAAGGGGCAGGGTCGTTTCCAGAATAGCAAGACAGGAAGCGTCTACATTGTCAAACCAAAGCAGCATGGGCCGGAAGAGGTCACGTTGACTGTCGACCTATTCGCCAAGGTTGAGTCGGCATTCGGTCTGCCGGAAGGCACCCTGAAACTGGGCATCATGGACGAAGAACGACGCACGTCGGCGAACCTTCTCGCATGTCTGGAACGCGCGGCGAGTCGTGTTGTATTTATCAATACAGGGTTTCTTGATCGCACCGGAGATGAGATCCACTCGCGAATGCAGTTGGGCCCGTTTGTCCGCAAGGATGCGATTAAGGAATCGGTATGGCTAAACGCCTACGAACGCAACAACGTGGCGGCGGGGCACGCGTCAAAGCTTGATCAGGTGGGCCAGATCGGCAAAGGCATGTGGGCCATGCCCGATCAAATGGCCGAAATGCTTGGCAGCAAGCACAAGCAGTTGGAAGCAGGGGCGACGACCGCTTGGGTCCCTTCACCTACGGCCGCCGTATTACACGCGATTCACTACCACCAGTTTGAGGCGGCAAGTCAACGTACGGGCGACCACTGCGAGTCGCTCCTGGCAGGACTATTGACGGTAGAACCATTCGACGCTCAAGATCTTTCGCCGGATCAAATTCAGCATGAGCTGAACAACAACTGCCAGAGCATCCTCGGTTATGTCAGCCGGTGGATCAATCTTGGCGTCGGGTGTTCCAAAGTGCCGGATCTGAATGGGACAGGTTTGATGGAGGACCGGGCAACCTTGCGGATTTCCAGTCAGCTATTAGCAAACTGGCTGCTTCACAAGGTGATCTCCCATGAAGAACTCGAAGCCTCGTTCAATGCGATGGCAGCGGTTGTGGATCAGCAACAAGGAGCAAGCTCGGAGTATTGCCCCTTCGGAGAATCGCCGGAAGATTCCTTGGCCTTTCAGGCCGCTCAAACGCTCGTGCTGGAAGGTGTTGACGAGCCCAATGGGTATACCGAACCAACGCTATTCCGGTATCGCAAACTCGCCAAGCAGCAAGTCGTCGCGAATTCCTCGCCAGCCTAA